The Peromyscus maniculatus bairdii isolate BWxNUB_F1_BW_parent chromosome 3, HU_Pman_BW_mat_3.1, whole genome shotgun sequence genome segment TGTCTGTCGATGTGTAATTTAGTCCAATCCAAAATGAATCGCCTTTTCCCTTTGCTGAATCCTTTATGAATCTCTACAATCAAAACAGAGTAGAGGACTTAACCCTGAGTCTGTGTACTGGTGACTCATATTCTCCCAGCCTCCGGAAACCTAGTTCAAGTGTCACCTGTATCCATCCTGAGTCCCCAGCACAGTTAATTCTTGCTCCTTTGAGAAATCTTGTCCGGTATTTATGATCCTAGGACACCCACCTTGCATAAGCAGTTATTGGATCACATGACCGATTAGTCTCTCAGACCGTGAGCTTCCATAGTATAAAGTGTCCACTTCCTTTGCATGGAAGAGTCTAGGACACTGGTGTAGCTTCAAGAACATGCTAACTTCTCTATTAAACAGAACAACTTACCAGTTCTTCTTGGTCTTGAATGAGCAGCAAAGTGCCTCCTTTTGTAGCACAGTCAACTAGACCTTCCTTCCAAACGTTGACATTTTGAGAAAAATGTATGCATTTATCTCGGTGTGTAAGCCAGTCTTTTGGACACTTTAACATAGCTGGACTCTCTGAAGTGAGAAGGAGACATGGAGTATTTCTACCCTGTTCTTGCTGCACCTCATCCAGTTACACACAGTAGTTGCTTTACTAACACCCACTTTTAGTAACACATGCAGGGACAAAATTGTTGTTTTGACACATCAAAGAAATATAATTAACAAGgaattcatttgtgtttctatCAATTAACTTTAGACAAAGTTAATTGTTTAACACATTTGTTAAAACAAATATTCTGTTAGAGTGTTGTTAAAGTTAATGATCCATGTGCTAGCATATTGAGTGGTTAAGATCTGAGGCTTCAAGGTCACATAGTTTAAAAGAGGTTCCCAGCATTGTCAACTACCAGTCATGAGACCCTTAACAAGACTTTATGCAACAATTCCTTCTAACATAAGACCATGGGACTGTAGTGTCTTCATGAGTGAGTGTTTTAAACCTCGAGTGATGTAAGCCCTGGTAAATAGCAAATGTCAACTGTTTTTCTTGGGAAATCCAAGCTGAAAAATTACCTGTTGGTTTAGCCATGTTCTCTTGAATATACACTCTGCATTTTTCTATTGATGGTTTTTGTATCAAGACTCGTactagaaaataagaaaacacagagaggatTAATTGCTGAAATGAAAGGTGGAGTGGGTGATCTCTTTCCCACTTCAGGAAATCAAGCTATTTCAACAAACCTGAACATCTGCACAGGATAAAATATTAGCCAGCTGGACGGAGGGACCAGTTGGAGACAGAATgtataaacaaagaagaaaagcccAGAACATGTGGATTCACACCACTGTTAACTTACCCACGCTCATGCCTGCATTCTCATCTTCAGAATGAGAATTATCACAACTTCTCCAAGAAAGACAGCTTAAAGCCACTGGAGTTTAGTAGCCACTTAATAAACTAAACACTTGAGCCTTTGGttttccttgttgttgtttttgtctcagttatggctttttttttttggttctgggtgtatgtgtgttgttggGGGCTTGGTGTCAGCTCAGAACACACACCAAATCTcaacacaaaggagatttattacccTGGATGAAGCGGGGAAGGCTGCCTCTGTATCTGGCAAAGACAGCAACAGGTGTTTTTGCAGGAGTGGGTTTTAAGGAGAAAATGGGGAagtctgtgttaggatgaggtgatAAGTCCTGGTTGGACAGGCTAGCCAGTgtagccaaataatgaattttgattgctggaccttgatGTTTTGATAGTTGAACCTGAGTGCTCAGTCTCAGGAATGTTCCATGGCCAAATAAGGGAGTGGACCTTGGGGGCTAACTGAGGAATATAATCTGACAGTTCagtgagaggaaaggggaaagggaaaagCCTGTGGGCACCATGTTTGCCCCGCTTGGGCCTGTTAGAGAGCCCTTCATGGGTAATAGCCCCTAACGACTCTCAGAGGAATTCAGAAGCACAGAAATGTGAAGCTTCTGCACTGGACACGGGACACTGTCCTGTAACTACTCATGTCATTGACTTCCCCCAGGCTCAAGGGAACCAAACCATGTGAAGAGGCCCTGATATTTAGAGGGAAAAGTCTGAAGCAAAAGTTCTTGCCTCGGCtggccggtggtggcacatgcctttaatcccagcacttgggaggcagagccaggtggatcattgtgagttcgaggccagcctggactaccgagtgaggtttaggaaaggggcaaagctacacagagaaaccctgtctcgaaaaaaccaaaaaccaaaaaccaataaataaataaataaataaataaataaataaataaataaataaataaataaagttcttGCCTCACTTACCTAAAACACTGAGCCCAATCAGGGTCAAGACAAGAAGGATGAGCCCAGCACAAGTGAGTTTCAGAGCCAACCTATGGGAGCGTGGGCACCGACAGGCATCTGTGAAGTTAAACACCTGTTACTTGTTTAAGTCAGTTGAGGACATCGGGAATGAAAGTGAAAGGTGGTTTGGGGACAATTGGATTCAAGTAGAGGGTCAGCTGCAGATGTGAGCCTTTCCCTGCCAACTTAAAGCAGAATTCCATGAGATGAATTCTCCGTTAGGTTCAACTGTTTGTTTTGATGAAGTAGGACTGAAGAATAATGCTTATGCACATACTatgtgttggaattcctggccactggccactccCTCAGCTACATGACTGTAcatgcactgtccagtagccGAAGAAGAGGCTTAGTCACCCTGGGGCCTTATGTCCTGCATAATTCATGCACTGTGTGGTCGAGTAATTTGTCTGCAGTGTGATAACCcaatctatgcgcatgcgtggtgtagctacaaaagcccatatgcacatgtgtgtgggggatCCATAAAAAGCGGGTCACacactcctccccttctctttctccttctctctctctctgcacaatctccataggcctaagcacattccctctgttccttctcttcataaactcttatagtgggttttgttgtgccttgtggcttttcttgcatggtgaacagcgccacttaatgaataacattgcgctGCATAGAACTAACACTATGCACAAAGACATATTGGGTGAACCAAGCTTGATAGATGTGAAGATGTGCTGAAAACTATGAGTGCTGTCAAAACCAAGTGACATGTTCTGTTGCAGGAAGGGGTCAAAGCATCCCTAAGGAGGACCTTCTTTTATTCAATAGACATGTTTGATGCTCCCTTTTGTGGTAATTGTGACTTTTGGTGCTAATGACATGTGAATCTATTCCTGAACACGGGTTCTGCTTCACTGCTATCTACAATGATCTTCTCCAACTTGGGTCAAGGTATGACATGAAAGGAGGGGCCTCTCCTGAGTCCCCAGGATATTTTCAGTATTTCAATTGTGTTATTCCCTCCTTATTGGCTGAGTTCTAAATCCCCCTAAAGGATAGATGAACTGGAAATGTGGCTAATATCACATACTATGTgtactgttacacacacacacacacacacacacacacacaccacacgtacacacacacaaactaaacacatacaccacacattgTGGCTGTAGCTTTTACAGTGTTCTCTCCTTAGAGTACATTCATAATTGCTTTTTGTTGTGCTCTGTTCTGTTTCTGAGATAGGGTGGCCTGTTAttccaggctgacctctgactcTCTATACGGCTCAAGAGGACCTCTAgttcttgattctcctgcctccacctcaccaCTGATGGGATTCTGTTGGGAGGTCCTGCTACTGGCAGCTTTCTTTAAACTCAGAAACATGGAGGACCTCCTCTCATCCCCAGTGAGACTTCACGCTATTACCTGCCATTATCTGGTGAATGTCTCTGGGCCAGGaagactgaccttatctgaaagctgtctctaagcctgAATGCCTGATTTATCTTCAGCATGACTCTTGGCACAGTTTCCTGCTGGAAGTCTTTCCCATGCTGCATTTATGGTAACTAAGATTTGTACTAGGAGCTTTGCTATAGGACCCTGCTGCCACATATGAAGCCTTGTGATAGGAgcgtgccacttaatgcaaattagggtttgtccctaGGCTCCCCAATCTGATATATATttcctatactctggaataaagctgagctgaCTCATCAGAGTCATCTCCTGGAGTGCTATCTCTGTCCTACCCACAGCCATCCAAACCCTGTTCCCTGCTTCTGTTCCTTCCACCCTCCTGGACCAATGCAGCTAACCACCCAAGGAAGAAGCAAAGCAAcaggattccaggtgtgcaccacccacaACTATTCAGCATTTACAGAATAAGAGACTGCTAAGTACTCcaccctaaatgggacatctgcatCCCATTCCATCCCCAACCAAAGCCCAGGCATCATCACAGAAGAAGGGGCAGAGTGACCATAAAACAGAAGTGATGGATAACTACAaggaaacactgtcttctggatgtAACaggcagttgcacatatgaacttgcACCATTTGTGACAGCCTACACAAGACCTTCAAAAGCTCAAGTCAAACAAAAATTGTCATGGGAGTCGGACATGAAGTTCCACCTCCAGCTGGGGAGCTATTGACAGCTGATGGCTGCTAGGAGTGGGAGAGTCCGTTTTCTTCAAGGATACAGTCCCTAAGAGGCCACCTATGCTCCCGGACATGGCCCACACCCACGCACACACTGGCCTCGCTGACTGGACTCAGTGggaaaacaaaccccaaaccttAAGCTGTCTAAGTCCCTTCTTCCACTTTCACAGTCACTCTGCTAGAAGCATCCCTTTCTTTATAGATGTAATTATCCTTTCTTCAGGGTCTTGTGACTAAAGCTGAAAAGAATGGCTGCCCAAGTTTCACACTGACTGACTAAAAGTGGAAtgcatgagcctttaatctctAAAGTTGTGACCGTCTACACTCTTCAGCACGGACAGCTGCTCATCTTCATAGTGACCACAAAATGGTAAGAAGAAATCATAACTCTGGAAGATATTCTAATGCCAAATGGAGAAATGAAGCCACTGACCTGGGGGAAGagatggtggtgatgcatgctgaGCCCCTGGAGTCCTGGATGCCTTGAAATTGAGGTAGACCCTTGATGTGTCCATTGTATATGGGGGACGTGAGATGAAATGAGCAAAAAAAGGAAGTCCGCTGCGAACACTCGGCTGTGtgtccacacccacccacacttgTCTCTGAGGGTTTCTCCGGAGTTACTGACCTTGATGTCTGTCCTGCTCACATAGCTCACACGCTattgtcttttttctcttttattcatctTTCATACAATACTTCCTAACTGcagtctttcctcccttctctacccctagtcctcccctcctcccctctcccccagatacactgctcttccatttcccttcagaaaagagcaggcctttcAGGGATATCAGTGAACACAGGataacaagatgcagtaagactaggcacagaccCTCATGCCAAGGCTTGAcaaggtaacccagtaggaggaaaagagtcccaggagcaggcaaaagggtcagagacaCCCCAACTCCCGCTGTTAGGAGTCTAACAAAAACTCTAagataaacaaccacagcatgtatgtagaTGGCCTACTAAAGACCCATACAGGCTCTATGGTTGCTGCTTAAGTCTATGAGCCCCTGTgaaccttgcttagttgattctgtgtgtggTGTTCTCCTGGTCTCCTCTATagtccctctggctcctacagtccttcctccccataCTGTGGGGTTCCCAGAACTTCACCTTCAAGTGGAGGTTTGGGATAACTGCAAGGAGCCTttggttgatttatttttttaattacatttatttatgtgtactcGTGTGTAAGagtaatttcatttcattttataatgatGTAATTGAAATTATTAAGCAGGCTATGAAAGTTGAATCCGGAAACATGACCTTCTGTCTAAATTCAAGTCAGTCTGTGTGACTGACTTCAATgttcacagctccagagaaaaagggaaagacaTCCTTCCTACAAATAAGAGATACATTTGGGGTTTTGACCATTGCTTGCTTACTTCTCTGAGAATAGTACtaaataacttggaaattttattctttattttaaaaaatagagaaaacaagcAGAACTCAAGAACCAGAAAATGGCAAGGCTGGGTCTTCTATGGCCAGAAGGGAGCTAGTTGCACAGGACTGGGGAGAATAACTCTCCCTGAGAGGTTCGTTAGCAGGCCACTCCATGTGTTCAGGGCAGGTGTGACCAGATAGGACCGGTCTTACCATTAAACAGGTAGAAACGACGTTTCCACAAAATTATCCAAGCAATCCCTTCATAACATGAACATGGAAATTTTCTCAAAGAGATTCCATGAAAAAAAGCCACTGTCACCCTTCTGAAGGAAGCGGGCTTTCCAGGTACCGCATACAGCAGCACAGCAAGGTGGTAAAACCCCAAGTTGTTGATCTTGGGGTTCGTGCTTTCCAATTAAAAGGTCACATCATCGACAAGATGGACATCATCATTTTCTGATAAATGGATGCCCATTCATTTGGGAGACTCTAAGAGGGCTCTGAGCTGCCctcagagagcagcagagagactcccggggggggggggggggggctggagagacagcctggCCGTGCAGATCACCTGATgctttgtagaggacctgggtttgagaggacctgagctcggttcccagcaccacaccagGTGATCTACAGccctctgtgactccagctccagggaacccagtgccgctggcctctgagagcacccaCACAGGcaattaacaaataataaaaattggccgggcggtggtggcgcacgcctttaatcccagcactcgggaggcagagacaggcggatctttgtgagttcgaggccagcctgggctaccaagtgagttccaggaaaggcgcaaagctatacagagaaaccctgtctcgaaaaatccaaaaaaaaataataaataaataaataaataaataaataaataaataaataaataaataaataaataaataaataaatacttttcagaaagaaaactgcCATGCAAAGGATGGAATAAAGTTCACTTTCCAGTGCCACgcatctctgtttctttctgcttGTTCATCTCCGATCTGGCCTCCGACTGTACTTCAACAAACAAGCCACACAGACTCTGAACGACTTCTCCCATCTGTCTTCTTCCCCTACTGTTGACACCcgccctccccccgccccctgccgCGACAGTCTTCTGTTACTCAAGGAATTCTTTCACACATTTCATCATCTCACAGCGACTCTGACCAGTAGAcctgtccttccctgtctcttcatGCTATTTGGTAGCTGTTCTGTGAAATCCACATTTTCTCAGGGACGACCTCACCCACAGGGGGAGAAAACTGCTGTCATGGgttgaaaatgtttcttttctccaTGTGTTAGCCTCGCTCTATACAGAGCATGGTAAATGTCTCTGTGACATTAAGATTTGGATATGACAATTACAACCAAATGCCTTTTAAAAGGCAAGAAGGCACTCTAGGGAATAATACAAAAAACAACTGAGAAATACTGCTTTAATAGTTcggaaaatggatttttttctttctttaatttttatttatttttatgattttgggGATATGGGAATAGGTCTCAGGGTTATATGTATGTGAGGAGGGAAAGCCTGATCACTGAATTTATACCCTCCACCCGGAAAGTAGATTCCCTTTTCTTTCATGGgactttttttacttttatgtattttcCTATTTATTGTCATCCTGACCAACAGAGAATGTGAGTTGTATAATCTTTGCCAGTTTTGTACAGTGATACAGCCCAGgcccaaataaataaagaaacacataaTCACAATCCTCTTCAGTAAATAAATCTATCTTGAACTTTAATGTaccataaataaaaaagtaaaatgttttttAGTATGTGAAATTtacagaaacaaatcataaaggaGCATTTTGGCCTAACACTCTACACTTGCTAAAATTAGTATAAAATGAACTATGATACAAATGAAAGCACAGGATTGTGAGCTGTTTGTATTCTACATCTCAGGGAATACataatttatttctcaaaaaagaattctttagtatttcatcattattttataatttatataaaacattCTAAGAACTTTATCTTTCACAGAAGGAAGATCACTTTTCTATATAACTGGTGAACTAGAAGAATCTCAAACAATAATTATAgagtatttataataaataatattggagctggagagatggctcagcggttaagaacactggtggcttttccagaggacctgggtttgattcccaggacccacatgatagctcacaatcatctcttactccagtaccaggggatctgacctcttctgctctttccagacaccaggcatgcaaatggtacaaagacacacatgcataccaaacactcatacacataaaataataataataataatttagtaAAAAATACAGGCAGTGTTGTGTATCTAAACACAGGAGTTATAGCCAAATCTTTGTCAGAGAGACTATCACTATGCTTAATGttcttattaacaatgagagatTGAATTTCAAAGATATTCAATTGTTTATTTGATCGAATTGATTACTTTGAGATCAGGTGGACAAATAAGCACTCCCAGTGCAGTTATTATCTTATTGTGTGCATTCactacacacgtacacacactcaaacacactcccacacacaaactctcacacacactgcatgcatatggcatCTCTGTTTAGAAAAGACTTGTGGGGCTTGGTGGTACAcgcctccaatcccagcacttgggcaggcagaggcaggtgggtctggatgagttggaggccagcctggtaaacagagttccaggacagccagggctatcacATAGAGTATTCTgtctggagtgggggtgggggaggaggacttAAAGATGTCTAATAAACACTATCTAACTTTCACAGATGTTGCCTCATCTGCAAAGCCagcataaagaattaaatataagAAATGGCAAGTGGTATTGGAAACCATGTGGCTACTGCTTCCCACTTCAGCCCTGGGAAACAAGATTTCACTGAGGATGTATTTGTGGGAAGCAGCGGGTATTATAACTGCTTGAGTGGTTAAGAGGTCAAGAAGTGAGCTTGTTTAGACCAAGACATTCtgtaaatttgtttttatgtaaataaaaatatggtgCTGACATATCATTAAAGCAACCAGATAGCTGAACTTGGGGCTGAAGGAGCAAGCAAAAAAAAGCTGTTCTGATTATCTGTTGTATTAAAAAGTACTGTCTATTGCTGAAAAAATCCTTCCAAAATGTTCTAGATTGAAACATCACTCGCTATTACAGCGCACGGGCTGCCAAGGCTCCACCAGGTGGTAAATGTGAAATTTCTCCCCAATGAGCTTTGCTTTCAAAGTTGCAGCTGTGCGTTGTGGACACAAGGTGGCGACAGACTCCCCCATCAATTGATGAGCTAACACTCTGGCAGTTAGACAAGTCTACTGCTGGATCTAGGAAGAGAAATGCGCAAAGATGCCTTAGAAGGCAGGAAGCCCTGAGAGGATTCACAAAATAGTCGTCAAGACACAAGTTGGCGTGCagaggccaggcgtggtggcgccacccttaatcccagcaatccggaggaagaggcaggaggatctgaataGCTACTGACTAAATTCCCttatctcttccttttcctccctccatccttgaAAACTGAAAGTAAAGCCAtttcacagtttttcttttattaggaCATAGGCACAGAGTGGGATTATTCGATGGTAAAGTGACGGATCTCTAATTTTTAAGAACTCCCTTGCTGTTTTGCATAATGGCCATGACAGCTTTCATTCCCACCAAGCTAGGCACTTTATCTCTTCTCCATATCCTCATGAACATTTATCTCTTGTTTAGTTTTATAATTGGCAGGAGGCAGGGTTGGAACACCATACTTTGTATAGAGTTGCAGTTAGTTTATGTGGATAAACACTGACTCAGATCTGACAGGTGAGGAGTGACCACCTGTGGCATTTCAATTAGAACTGATATTTTACACGCCTTCCTGGTGGAATTTCACCTTCATAGCTGGAGTTCCAAAGATGATCTCAATAGGATCCTATCCAGTAGTAAAGCAGAAAATCCAACTCTTTGGGGTCATGGGAAAACTTTGCACCCAATGTGGCCTTTAGGGTTACTTGATTTCATAGGTAACATCTGTGTATGGGATGAATCATGGACCATCAGAAAGGACTCAGCTCATCTTGAACAGTGTCAGAAAGTTGTTACCAATACCATGCCAGGAGGCGATCATGCACATGATAGTTTATGGGACTATTTCCTTCAGAT includes the following:
- the LOC102906852 gene encoding killer cell lectin-like receptor subfamily B member 1A; translation: MDTSRVYLNFKASRTPGAQHASPPSLPPDACRCPRSHRLALKLTCAGLILLVLTLIGLSVLVRVLIQKPSIEKCRVYIQENMAKPTESPAMLKCPKDWLTHRDKCIHFSQNVNVWKEGLVDCATKGGTLLLIQDQEELRFIKDSAKGKGDSFWIGLNYTSTDKNWRWINGSTLSSDVLQIFGEAKENSCASVSKDKVVSESCASDNNWICQKEPKPCL